Genomic DNA from Comamonas resistens:
GAGAATCTGGACGAGCTGACCATCGAATGCTTCGACATCTCGCACACCAGTGGCGAAAACACCAAGGCTTCCTGCGTCGTTTTCCACCATCACAAGATGCAGAGCAGCGACTATCGCCGCTTCAATATCGAAGGCATTACCGGTGGCGACGACTATGCGGCCATGCGTCAGGTGCTCACGCGCCGCTACAAACCCGTGGCCGATGCGCAGCGCGAAGCGGGTGGTGCCGAGTTGACCGGCAAGCAGCCACATCTGCCCGATCTGGTGCTGGTTGACGGCGGCAAAGGTCAGGTCAGCATGGCACGCGAAGTATTTGCCGAGCTGGGCCTTGATCTGTCGCGTATCGTGGGCGTGGAAAAAGGCGAAGGCCGCAAGGTTGGTCTGGAAGAGCTGGTCTTTGCCGATGGGCGCGAGAAAGTCTATCTGGGCCACGACTCCGCGGCGCTGATGTTGGTGGCCCAGATTCGCGACGAGGCGCACCGCTTTGCCATCACCGGCATGCGCGCAGCCCGCGCCAAGGTGCGCACGGGCAGTAGCAGCCTGGAGGAAATTCCAGGAGTAGGCCCCAAAAAGCGCGCCCGTCTGCTGCAGCGATTTGGTGGAGTGCGTGGCGTGCAGGAAGCCAGCGTCGATGATCTGATGACGGTGGACGGGATCTCGGCCACACTGGCCGATGAGATCTACCGGGCCCTGCACTGAGGTGCTGCGAGAACGGGCCAAAGAGCGAGTCCACAACAGTGCCGCGCGCACATGACACAATAACGCCCATGTTTTTCACCATCCCAACTGTGCTGACCTTGACGCGGATCGTAGCGATACCGCTCATCGTCGGGGTGTTTTACGCGCCGCTCGACCAACACACTCGCAACCTCATCGCTACCGTGATGTTCATGGTGTTTGCCGCAACGGACTGGTTTGACGGCTATTTGGCCCGCAGGCTCAACCAGACATCGGCCTTCGGCGCGTTTCTGGACCCGGTGGCCGACAAGTTTCTGGTCTGCGCCTCGCTGCTGGTACTGGTTCATCTGCAACGCGCCGACGTGTTTGTGGCGCTGATCATCATCGGACGCGAGATTGCAATTTCGGCACTGCGTGAATGGATGGCTCAGATCGGTGCCAGCAAGAGCGTGGCCGTGCACATGATAGGCAAGGCCAAGACCATGGCGCAGATGGTGGCCATCCCCTTTTTGCTCTATGACGGAGTGGCGTTCGGGGTGATAGATACCGGAGTCTGGGGGCAGTGGCTGATCTGGATGGCTGCGGTGCTGACGGTCTGGTCCATGGTCTACTACCTGCAAAAGGCCTTGCCGGAAATTCGGGCCAGGCTCTGAGGTTGGGTCTCTTGCATAAAAAAGCGCTTGTTTATCAAGCGCTTTTTTGCTGTCTGGTGGAGATCGCGCAGCGCTTTGGGACGGGTCGATTGGGATGCAGGTTTTGTCAACCCTTGTCAATCCGTGAAGCCGGCAGATCATGATCGTTTAAAAAAGCCAACGTCAAGCCCTAAATCCGCGTGAAAACCGCATAGAATCTGCCTTTGTCGCTGGGATGCGCAGCGTGATCGACACTGAGAACTGCAGCTCAGGTTTGTGGGGAAGCCCGAAGCCTGTTCGCTGACTTGATGTTTGTCGCGGCTGATTCTGCCTGTGCAAGGTTTGCGTACATACAGAGACATTCCATTCACTTATTTCTCGAGAGGCATCTTGTGAATAAAACCGAACTGATTGAGCACATCGCTAACAACGCCGATATTTCCAAGGCCGCTGCTGCGCGTGCACTGGATTCCACAATCGACGCAGTGAAGAAAACACTGAAAAAAGGTGGTACAGTATCGCTTGTTGGTTTTGGCACATTTGCCGTCGGCAAGCGTGCAGCCCGTACCGGTCGTAACCCCCGTACCGGCGCAACCATCAAGATCAAGGCAGCCAAGGTGCCAAAATTCCGTCCGGGCAAAGCATTGAAAGATGCTTTGAACT
This window encodes:
- the pgsA gene encoding CDP-diacylglycerol--glycerol-3-phosphate 3-phosphatidyltransferase is translated as MFFTIPTVLTLTRIVAIPLIVGVFYAPLDQHTRNLIATVMFMVFAATDWFDGYLARRLNQTSAFGAFLDPVADKFLVCASLLVLVHLQRADVFVALIIIGREIAISALREWMAQIGASKSVAVHMIGKAKTMAQMVAIPFLLYDGVAFGVIDTGVWGQWLIWMAAVLTVWSMVYYLQKALPEIRARL
- a CDS encoding HU family DNA-binding protein, with amino-acid sequence MNKTELIEHIANNADISKAAAARALDSTIDAVKKTLKKGGTVSLVGFGTFAVGKRAARTGRNPRTGATIKIKAAKVPKFRPGKALKDALN